One window of the Anticarsia gemmatalis isolate Benzon Research Colony breed Stoneville strain chromosome 21, ilAntGemm2 primary, whole genome shotgun sequence genome contains the following:
- the Teh1 gene encoding tipE homolog 1 phospholipid transfer protein codes for MRGGSSERLVVRPSRRRGETRAKLTRYITVILAALLGGGGSALLFLVPLYADPALSALAADFDPIPAECVTERRDDRLGLDNCTWASCREGCTSDAYKCTQLHVKYKAYTEEWRPAVLFVNIKGCGYPPAVDCENFTTNFGYVGAKYPCYWSRADTTVVVPRWSRGEQVATVTRTLAVPLFLSGCAGIGLCALHCECKPRRRRRPPRRPPRLPTLSPDDTSVYRLA; via the coding sequence ATGAGGGGTGGAAGTTCGGAGCGCCTGGTCGTGCGACCCTCACGACGTAGAGGGGAAACCCGTGCTAAACTTACGCGATACATTACGGTTATACTTGCTGCTCTGCTAGGCGGAGGAGGCTCCGCTCTTCTGTTTCTTGTGCCACTGTACGCGGACCCAGCGCTAAGTGCTTTGGCTGCAGACTTTGACCCGATACCAGCAGAATGCGTCACCGAGAGACGCGACGACAGACTGGGCTTGGATAACTGCACTTGGGCTTCCTGTAGAGAAGGCTGCACGAGCGACGCTTACAAATGCACTCAACTACACGTTAAGTATAAAGCTTATACTGAAGAATGGCGCCCTGCTGTCCTCTTTGTTAATATAAAAGGATGCGGCTATCCTCCGGCAGTCGATTGCGAAAATTTCACGACAAACTTTGGCTACGTGGGTGCTAAGTACCCGTGTTACTGGTCACGAGCTGATACGACAGTGGTGGTACCCCGTTGGTCCCGAGGCGAACAGGTAGCGACAGTGACGAGGACCTTGGCCGTGCCTCTATTCCTGTCCGGTTGCGCTGGGATAGGACTTTGCGCTTTACACTGCGAGTGCAAGCCCCGCCGCCGCAGACGCCCAccacgccgcccgccgcgccttCCAACCCTCTCTCCAGATGATACATCGGTCTATCGTTTAGCCTAG